The Lipingzhangella halophila genomic interval CAACGGCGATCGCCGCGGCCAGCACCCACCCGGTCACGATGTATTTCGTTCTCATGGTCGCCAGCCTCCCCGAGCCCGGGATAACGGCATGCTAAGTCGCCGCTAAGCGTACGGCGGCCCCGGACCGGCGCAGTGCGCCGGTCTCTCGCTGCCGCCGGGCCCGGCCGCCAGAGACCGTGGCACAGTGGCCTAACCTGTGGCCGTGGCGCAGCTTCTGTTGATCGAGGACGACCCCCAGCTCAGAACGGCCCTGACACGATCGTTGACCGAACTGGGCCACGCGGTCGCCACCGCCGCCGGCGCCATGCCCGGCCTGCACAGCGCCGTGGACGCCGCCCCGGACCTGATCATCCTCGACCTTGGCCTTCCCGACGTCGACGGCACCGAGATGCTGCGGATGCTCCGGGGCGTCAGCGACGTCCCCGTCATCGTCGCCACGGCCCGCGACGACGAGAACGAGATCATCCGGGTGCTCAACACGGGCGCCGACGACTATGTGGTCAAACCGTTCACCGCCCGCCAGATCGACGCCCGCGTGCGGGCGGTCCTGCGGCGCTCCCCCGGCAACGCCGGCACCGACGAGAGCATCACCATCGAGTCGCTGTGGATCGACCCCCGCAGCCGGGAGGCACGCCTCGCCGACCGGCCGCTGGACCTCAGTCCCAAGGAGTTCGACCTGCTGTACTACCTCGCGTCGAACGCCGGCAGCGTCGTCTCCAAGCGGCAACTCCTCACCGAGGTCTGGGGCGCGCCGTACGGCGGCGCGGACAAAACGGTCGACGTCCACGTCGCCTGGCTGCGCCGCAAGCTCGGCGAGTCCGCGCAGTCCCCGCGGTTCCTGCGCACCGTTCGCGGCGTCGGCATCAAGCTGGTCGCACCGGACGCGGCGGAACCGGCCGGGCCCACCTCCCGGGAGCCATCGTGAGGCGGCGCCTGACCGTGCTGGTCGCGGCGACCGTGACCCTGGTCCTGATCGCGTTCTCGGTACCGCTCGGGCTGCTGCTCCGCACGGTCGCCAGCGACCGGGCGGTCTCCAGCGCCGCGCAGGATGCCGAGGCACTGTCGGCGGTGGTGGCCACCGCCGACCAGGACACCGTTCGGGCCTCGGTCGACCGGATGAACGCCGTGACCGACCACCCGGTAACCGTCTACTGGCCCGACGGGACCGTCATCGGCGCCGACGCACCGCGCTCGGAGGCGGTGGAGCTGGCCGCGACCGGGCGCAGCATCACCGCCGAGGCTCCGGGCGGCCGGGAGATCCTGTTCGGGGTGCAGGGACTCCCCGAGGGGACCGCGGTCATTCGCAGCTACGTGGCCGACAGCGAACTGACCGAGGGCGTCGGCCGCGCCTGGGTCATCCTGGGAGTGCTGGTGCTGGCGCTGCTCGCGTTCGGGCTGCTGCTTGCCGATCGGCTGGCCCGCGTGCTGCTCGTCCCGCTGGCGGAGCTGTCGCAGGTGTCGCACCGGCTCGCCGGGGGCGACCTCGAAGCGCGGGCGCGCGTCAGCGGCCCCGCCGAGCTGCGCGAGGTGGGGGCGGCGCTGAACGGGTTGGCCGGCCGGATCCGCGACCTGCTCGCAGCGGAGCGGGAACGGGTCGCCGATCTCTCGCACCGGCTCCGCACCCCTGTCACCACCCTGCGCCTGGAAGCCGAAGCGCTCAACGACCCGCGCGAACGCGAGACCATCGAGTCGGCCGCCAACGACGTCCAGCGGGCGGTGGACGCGGCCATCAACGCCGCCCGGAGCCCCACCCGAGCCGACCCTTCATGCGACGCCGCGGAGGTGGTCGCCGAACGCGTCGAGTTCTGGTCGGTACTCGCGGAGGAGACATCCCGCGCACTGGAGGCCGACCCGGCCCCCGGCCCGCTCCCCGTCCAGGTCAGTGCGGAGGACCTCGCGGCGGCGATGGATGCGCTGCTCGGGAACGTCTTCGCGCACACCCCGGACGGGACACCGTTCGCGGTGCACCTCACCGCGCGTCCCGAAGGCGGAGCGGTCATCGAGGTAAGCGACGAAGGACCCGGGATGCCCGCAGCGGACCGGGCCGAGCTGGCGCAGCGAGGCCACAGCGGCGGAGGGTCCACGGGTCTCGGGCTGGACATCGTACGGCGGACGGCGGTGGCGTCCGGAGGCGGTACCGAGCTCGGCACGGGCCCCGGAGGAACCGGGACCCTGATCACGGTCACGCTGGGGTAGCCAGCACAGCCGGGCTGTGCCCCGCGCCCGGGCCGGCACGGCGCGCCGCCTCCCCGAACCAGCGGCGCAGCGCCCGGTTCCACGGGTTCGCGGCGAGCTGGTGGAGCACCGCGATCGCCATGCAGTACTTGCTCATGCGCAGCGGGCGCGCCCCCAGGGACCACAGGATGCGGTCGGCGGCCCCTCCTTGGGCGGCGGACTTCGTCTCCACCGCCCACATGGGCAGCGCCTCGACCCGCCGCCCGGACGCACCGCAGACCAGCCCGGTGTCCAGCGTGACCCGGGCGGCGCCCGAGCGCTGGACCAGGGTGTGCCGCAGATAACTCGTGGTGGCGGCCGGGACGAGCCCGGTCGGCGGGGCGACCCGGTAGGTGGCCCGC includes:
- a CDS encoding response regulator transcription factor, with the translated sequence MAQLLLIEDDPQLRTALTRSLTELGHAVATAAGAMPGLHSAVDAAPDLIILDLGLPDVDGTEMLRMLRGVSDVPVIVATARDDENEIIRVLNTGADDYVVKPFTARQIDARVRAVLRRSPGNAGTDESITIESLWIDPRSREARLADRPLDLSPKEFDLLYYLASNAGSVVSKRQLLTEVWGAPYGGADKTVDVHVAWLRRKLGESAQSPRFLRTVRGVGIKLVAPDAAEPAGPTSREPS
- a CDS encoding sensor histidine kinase, whose protein sequence is MRRRLTVLVAATVTLVLIAFSVPLGLLLRTVASDRAVSSAAQDAEALSAVVATADQDTVRASVDRMNAVTDHPVTVYWPDGTVIGADAPRSEAVELAATGRSITAEAPGGREILFGVQGLPEGTAVIRSYVADSELTEGVGRAWVILGVLVLALLAFGLLLADRLARVLLVPLAELSQVSHRLAGGDLEARARVSGPAELREVGAALNGLAGRIRDLLAAERERVADLSHRLRTPVTTLRLEAEALNDPRERETIESAANDVQRAVDAAINAARSPTRADPSCDAAEVVAERVEFWSVLAEETSRALEADPAPGPLPVQVSAEDLAAAMDALLGNVFAHTPDGTPFAVHLTARPEGGAVIEVSDEGPGMPAADRAELAQRGHSGGGSTGLGLDIVRRTAVASGGGTELGTGPGGTGTLITVTLG